CCACGTCCTTCCATATCTCCAGGGTGTCGGCGTCGATGGCGTTGGCGATCACGCTGGCGCTGTAGTCTGTCCCGTTCCTCCCCAGGAGGGTGATGACGCCTTCCGGCCCCTTGCCGAAGAAGCCGGTCACGACCGGCACCTCCTGGCGCTTGAACATGTCGCGGATACTGGGAGCGGCGTTGACCCTGGTCCGCTCCATGTCCACGGTGGCGGAGCCGAATGTGCCGTCGGTCATGATCCCCAGCTCGTCCGCCTCCACCGGTACGGCGTTTACGCCCATGTCCTGAAGCATGGCGCTCATGACGATGACGCTCATCCTCTCCCCGAACGACTGCACCAGGTCCTTGGTGCGCGGCGTCAGCTCCTCAAGGTAGGTGATGCCGTACAGGGTCCGCTCCAGGCGGACCAGGCGCGCGTTGAGCTGGGCCACCGCCTGCTGCTTGACCGGCATGGTGGACGCCACCTCCGCCAGTATCTTGAGGTGCCGCTCCCGCAGCTCCTTGACGAACACCTGGACCTCTTCCTCCTTCCGCACCGCGGACATGAACCTCAGCAGCGAGTCGGTGATGCCCTGGATGGCCGAGACCACCACTACCTTCTCCTCCTTCTCCGCGGCCACGATCTCGCCCACGCGGAGCATGCTGGTCCCGTCCCTGAGGGAGCTGCCGCCGAACTTGAGGACCTTCATCGACCCCGTATCCTCCGGACGATCTCCCGGGGCATCCTGTCCACGCACATCTCCGCCTCGACCCTGGACATCCCCGCCCCCATGGCGATGGCGTAGGCCTTCTCGGTGGTGATGATGTCCCCCGGGGAGTGGGTATCGGTGTTGACCACCATCTTGGCGTCGACCTGGCTGGCCATGCGGTACACGTGCCCGTTGGTCATGCCGTGCGAGGGCCGGGAGGTGATCTCCAGCACCACCCCGTTGTCGGCGGCGGCCTGGGCATCCTCCAGGGTGATGAAGCCGGGGTGCGCGAGGATGTCCACGTCGGGATTGTTCACCGCCGCGCGATTGGTGCCCTTCTCCACCGGCTCCGAGATCGTTTCCCCGTGGACCACCACGAGATCGGCGCCGGCCCTCTTGGCCTTGGCCACGACCTCATCGAACCGGGAGACCGGGACGTGGGTGATCTCCACTCCCACGATGACATCGAGCCCCCATTCCCTGGCCAGCTCGGCGTCCCTGGCGCACTCCGGGACGATCCGGTCCACGTTGCTGAGGGAGGCGTGGTCCGTGAACGCGATGGCCTCGAAGTCCATGCTCGCGCATCTCCTCGCCAGTTCGATGGGGAGCAGGGCGCCGTCGCTCATCAGGGTGTGCATGTGGAGATCGATCCTCTTCATCTTCTCACTCCCCGGTGGCGCTCGGACAGCTTCTTGAAGACCTCGTCCATGGGGAGGTCGAGGTACTCGAACAGCACCATCTGGTGGTAGATCAGGTCGGCGGCCTCCCATATCTGGGACTGGCGGTCGCTGCCCTTTCCGGCTATGGCCAGCTCGCCCGCCTCCTCCACCACCTTCTTCAGCACCTTGTCCTCGTTGGAAAGGAGCTGGTTGGTGTAGCTGCCCTCCTTCGGGTTCTCCTTGCGGTCCCTGATGACCCTCCTCAGCTCGGGCACGATGGCCGCGGTGCGCTCGAGGTCGCCGTACAGGGCGTCCCCGAAGCACGAGGGGCGCTCCAGGTGGCAGGCGTTGCCGGTCTGCTTCACCCGGACGAGCAAGGTGTCGGAGTCGCAGTCGGTCTGTATCGACACGATGTCCTGGACATGGCCCGATTCCTCGCCTTTCATCCACAGCCTCTTGCGGGAGCGGGACCAGAAGTGGGTCCGCCCCGTCTTCAGCATGAGGTCGTACGCCTCCTGGTTGGCCCATGCCATCATGAGGACCTCGTTGGTCCCGGCATCCTGAACGATCACGGGAATGAGGCCGTCGGCGTTGAACTTGAAGGGAAGGGTCATCGGACCAGCACCCCCCGGTCCCTCAGGTAATTCTTCACGTCGGCCACCGTGTAGGTCCCATAGTGAAATATCGACGCGGCCAGGGCGGCGGAGGCGTTGGTCTCCTGGAACACCTGGTATATGTGCTCCGGGCTCCCCACCCCGCCCGAGGCGATGACCGGTATGTTGACGGAGTCGGCCACCAGCTGGGTGAGCTTGACGTCGTAGCCCTGGGTGGTGCCGTCGGCATCCATGCTGGTGAGCAGGATCTCCCCGGCCCCGCGGTCCTCGGCCTCGTAGGCCCAGTCGGCCGCATCAAGCTCGGTGCGCTGCCTTCCCCCGTGCGTATACACCTTCCACCTACCTCCCTCGCGCTTGGCGTCTATCGCCACCACCACGCACTGCCTCCCGAAGTCCTCGGCGCAGGCGGTGATGAGGTTGGGGTCGTGCACCGCGGCGGTGTTCACCGAGACCTTGTCGGCGCCGGCGTTCAGAGCGAGGCGCATGTCCTCCTTGGTGCGGATGCCCCCGCCCACGGTCAGGGGTACGAACATTCTCTCGGCGGTCTTCTCCACCACATCCAGCAGGGTCTTCCTGGCGTCGGAGGACGCGGTGATGTCCAGGAACACGATCTCGTCGGCCCCCTGCTTCTCGTACGCCTCCGCGAGGTCGGGCGGGTACCCGATCCCGCTGAGGTTCTGGAACTTGACGCCCTTGACCACCTTTCCCTCGGTGACGTCGAGGCAGGGGATGATGCGCTTGGTGAGCATGCTCATGCGCTCCTGAACTTCACGGCGTCCTTGGTACTGAGCACGTTCTGCCTCGGCACCACCGATCTCTTCAGCGCGGTCCCCAGGGCCTTGAACGACGCCTCCACTATGTGGTGCTCGTCGATCCCGCGGTGCAGCATTATGTGTACCGTGATCCCCGAGGACATGGCGAAGGAGCGGAAAAAGTGCAAGTACAGGACGTCAGGGCAATCGGCGTCGCAGTAGGGGCGATCGATGATGTCCACCGCCGCGGTCACCAGGGCGTCGTCCATGGGGACCATTGCCGACGCCATGCGCTCCACCGGCTGGTCGCCGAGGGCCTGGCGGAACGCGGAGCCCAGCGCTATCGCGACATCCTCGACCAGGTGGTGCTGGTTGTCGCCCGTCGCTTCGACCGTCAGGTCGAACCCGGCATAGCGGGTGAGGGTCTCCAGCATGTGGCGGAGGAACTGATCGTCGATGTCGATCTTGGCGGCCCCGCCCCCGTCGATGTTCAGCTTCAGGGAGATGTCGGTCTCCCTGGTCTTCCGGGCGACCTTGGCCTCGCGCATCACTTCTTCCCCCATACCTGCTCGGGCTGAATGATGTTGACGTACAACGCCAGGCCCACTACGGCCGAGGGGATGCCGATGCTCTCCAGGGCCTCGAGGTCCTCCATGGTGGTGACGCCGCCCGAGGCGGTCACCGGGTGGGGGCACATGTCCGCGAACGAGCGTATCTCGTCCAGGTCGATGCCCGCGGCCTTCCCCTCCACGTTGACGTTGGTGTGCAGCACCCCCGCCAGGGGCAGTCCGGCGGTGGCGGCGAGGATGTCCTTCAGCTTCTTTTCCGACGATTCGCGCCATCCCCTCATCTGGATCTTCCCGTCCCTGATGTCCAGGGCCAGCATGATCTTGTTGTAGTTGGAGCGCACCAGGTCGGCGAACCACTCGGGGTCGGTGATGGCCCTGGTGCCCACGACCACTCTCGCGGCGCCCAGGTTCAGCAAGGTCTCCGCGGCCTCGGTGGTGCGGATGCCCCCGCCCACTTGCAGGGGGACCTTCACCTTGGCCATGATGGAGGTGATGGCGTTGAAGTTGTCACCCCGCCCCATGGCGGCGTTCAGGTCCACCACGTGAATGGCCGGGGCCCCTTTCTTCTCCCAGTCGAGGGCGACCTCGCGGGGGTTGTGGAGCGAGACCTTCTCTGTTCCCGGTCTCCCGCCTACGAGCTGAACGACCTTGCCGTCCAATAAGTCAACTGCCGGTAATACGATCATAGTTTAGCCTCGATGAACTTGACGAAGTTTCGGAGGAACACCGCTCCCGAAGCGCTGCTCTTCTCCGGGTGGAATTGCACTCCGAGCACATTCTTTTTTCTGAAGGCGGAGGGGAACTCCCCGAAGTAGTCGGTGGTCGCCACCGCCAC
The DNA window shown above is from Methanomassiliicoccus luminyensis B10 and carries:
- a CDS encoding aspartate kinase; the protein is MKVLKFGGSSLRDGTSMLRVGEIVAAEKEEKVVVVSAIQGITDSLLRFMSAVRKEEEVQVFVKELRERHLKILAEVASTMPVKQQAVAQLNARLVRLERTLYGITYLEELTPRTKDLVQSFGERMSVIVMSAMLQDMGVNAVPVEADELGIMTDGTFGSATVDMERTRVNAAPSIRDMFKRQEVPVVTGFFGKGPEGVITLLGRNGTDYSASVIANAIDADTLEIWKDVDGFMSADPKVVPGAVPIGYLSYEEAAELAYFGAKVLHPRTVEPARAKSITIRVKNVFKPHVEGSAIRPQGVENAQTVKSISFMSNMTMLKVYGAGLGSRSGVMLEISELLSNANVNIYSAATSQTGISLLIEEGELKRAEKALAGAKRGVIDRIELVKDIALLCLVGEGLGTREGVAAKVFTIVASLGVNIQLISAGASTVALHFTVNGKDLEKTTRTIHQVFFEA
- a CDS encoding histidinol phosphate phosphatase domain-containing protein; translation: MKRIDLHMHTLMSDGALLPIELARRCASMDFEAIAFTDHASLSNVDRIVPECARDAELAREWGLDVIVGVEITHVPVSRFDEVVAKAKRAGADLVVVHGETISEPVEKGTNRAAVNNPDVDILAHPGFITLEDAQAAADNGVVLEITSRPSHGMTNGHVYRMASQVDAKMVVNTDTHSPGDIITTEKAYAIAMGAGMSRVEAEMCVDRMPREIVRRIRGR
- the hisIE gene encoding bifunctional phosphoribosyl-AMP cyclohydrolase/phosphoribosyl-ATP diphosphatase HisIE, with protein sequence MTLPFKFNADGLIPVIVQDAGTNEVLMMAWANQEAYDLMLKTGRTHFWSRSRKRLWMKGEESGHVQDIVSIQTDCDSDTLLVRVKQTGNACHLERPSCFGDALYGDLERTAAIVPELRRVIRDRKENPKEGSYTNQLLSNEDKVLKKVVEEAGELAIAGKGSDRQSQIWEAADLIYHQMVLFEYLDLPMDEVFKKLSERHRGVRR
- the hisF gene encoding imidazole glycerol phosphate synthase subunit HisF; amino-acid sequence: MLTKRIIPCLDVTEGKVVKGVKFQNLSGIGYPPDLAEAYEKQGADEIVFLDITASSDARKTLLDVVEKTAERMFVPLTVGGGIRTKEDMRLALNAGADKVSVNTAAVHDPNLITACAEDFGRQCVVVAIDAKREGGRWKVYTHGGRQRTELDAADWAYEAEDRGAGEILLTSMDADGTTQGYDVKLTQLVADSVNIPVIASGGVGSPEHIYQVFQETNASAALAASIFHYGTYTVADVKNYLRDRGVLVR
- a CDS encoding imidazoleglycerol-phosphate dehydratase, giving the protein MREAKVARKTRETDISLKLNIDGGGAAKIDIDDQFLRHMLETLTRYAGFDLTVEATGDNQHHLVEDVAIALGSAFRQALGDQPVERMASAMVPMDDALVTAAVDIIDRPYCDADCPDVLYLHFFRSFAMSSGITVHIMLHRGIDEHHIVEASFKALGTALKRSVVPRQNVLSTKDAVKFRSA
- a CDS encoding 1-(5-phosphoribosyl)-5-[(5-phosphoribosylamino)methylideneamino]imidazole-4-carboxamide isomerase — its product is MIVLPAVDLLDGKVVQLVGGRPGTEKVSLHNPREVALDWEKKGAPAIHVVDLNAAMGRGDNFNAITSIMAKVKVPLQVGGGIRTTEAAETLLNLGAARVVVGTRAITDPEWFADLVRSNYNKIMLALDIRDGKIQMRGWRESSEKKLKDILAATAGLPLAGVLHTNVNVEGKAAGIDLDEIRSFADMCPHPVTASGGVTTMEDLEALESIGIPSAVVGLALYVNIIQPEQVWGKK